A single genomic interval of Cytophagia bacterium CHB2 harbors:
- a CDS encoding ferredoxin family protein → MAEIRKDSRNRGMVVINAEECKGCGLCVEVCPPTVLKISEALNRMGYHPAEYVGIECTGCGVCYYVCPEPGAITVYKRVEAKAPVVEG, encoded by the coding sequence ATGGCAGAAATCCGAAAAGACAGCCGCAATCGCGGCATGGTAGTCATCAATGCGGAAGAGTGCAAGGGGTGCGGCCTGTGCGTTGAGGTGTGCCCGCCCACCGTGTTGAAAATTTCCGAGGCGTTGAATCGGATGGGCTATCATCCCGCAGAGTATGTCGGAATCGAATGCACCGGCTGTGGCGTGTGTTATTATGTTTGCCCGGAGCCGGGCGCGATTACAGTGTACAAACGGGTCGAGGCGAAAGCGCCGGTCGTTGAAGGATGA
- a CDS encoding acetyl-CoA hydrolase/transferase family protein, whose product MSWLETYRRKRCSADEAVQHIRAGNTVYIHPGCAAPEQLVRAMVRRGPQLRDVKVIHLLTAGSADYARPEMAGHFRHVAFFAGANVRRAINEGRADFIPIFLGEIEALFANGSIPVHVALIHVSLPDEHGFCSYGVGVDTTKAAAEHADIVIAQVNPKMPRSLGDSFIHLNKIDHLVEVEDDIWEHPQGQISDIANKIGSNIAGLIEDGSTLQLGIGEIPDAVLHYLDAKKDLGIHTEMVSDGVVSLIEKGVINNEKKTLHPGKVILGFVLGTRRLYDFIDNNPIFEFHPSSYTNDPFIISRNDKQVAINSAIEVDLTGQVCADSIGYNFYSGIGGQVDFIRGAARSKGGKPIIALPSTAKDDTISRIVPHLKEGAGVVTSRGDVHYVVTEYGVAYLHGKTVQERCRALINIAHPKFREELTKFVKERKWL is encoded by the coding sequence ATGAGTTGGCTTGAAACGTACAGAAGAAAACGTTGCTCAGCGGATGAGGCGGTCCAACACATTCGTGCAGGAAATACGGTGTATATTCACCCCGGTTGTGCTGCGCCGGAGCAACTCGTGCGCGCCATGGTGCGCCGCGGGCCGCAATTGCGAGATGTGAAAGTGATTCACCTGCTTACGGCGGGCAGCGCAGATTACGCCCGGCCGGAGATGGCAGGGCATTTCCGGCATGTCGCCTTTTTTGCGGGCGCCAATGTCCGGCGCGCCATCAACGAAGGCCGCGCGGATTTTATTCCGATTTTTTTGGGCGAAATCGAAGCGTTGTTTGCGAATGGCAGCATTCCCGTGCATGTCGCGCTGATTCATGTCTCGCTGCCGGACGAACACGGCTTTTGCAGCTACGGCGTCGGCGTCGATACCACCAAAGCGGCGGCGGAACACGCCGATATCGTCATCGCGCAAGTCAATCCCAAAATGCCGCGCAGCCTGGGAGATTCCTTCATTCACCTTAACAAAATCGATCATCTGGTCGAAGTCGAAGACGATATTTGGGAGCATCCGCAAGGGCAGATTTCCGATATTGCCAACAAAATCGGCAGCAACATTGCCGGCTTGATTGAAGACGGATCGACGTTACAGCTCGGCATCGGCGAAATTCCGGATGCGGTGCTGCATTATCTCGACGCCAAAAAAGATTTGGGCATTCACACCGAGATGGTGAGCGACGGTGTGGTCAGCTTGATCGAAAAAGGCGTAATCAACAATGAAAAGAAAACCCTGCATCCCGGCAAAGTGATTTTGGGATTCGTGCTGGGCACGCGCCGGCTTTATGACTTCATCGACAATAATCCCATTTTCGAATTTCATCCGAGCAGCTACACCAACGATCCGTTCATCATCAGCCGCAACGACAAGCAAGTGGCGATCAACTCGGCGATCGAAGTCGATCTCACCGGCCAGGTTTGCGCGGATTCGATCGGCTATAATTTTTACAGCGGTATCGGCGGCCAGGTGGATTTCATTCGCGGCGCGGCGCGCAGCAAGGGCGGCAAACCGATTATCGCGCTGCCTTCGACGGCGAAAGACGATACCATCAGCCGCATCGTTCCACACTTGAAAGAAGGCGCGGGCGTAGTCACTTCGCGCGGCGACGTGCACTACGTCGTCACCGAATACGGCGTGGCTTATCTGCACGGTAAAACCGTGCAGGAACGCTGTCGCGCATTGATCAATATTGCACATCCCAAATTTCGTGAGGAGCTGACGAAATTCGTGAAGGAAAGGAAGTGGTTGTGA
- a CDS encoding alanine dehydrogenase, translating into MIIGIPKESWRDEHRVALIPAGVYALVKAGHKVIVQTGAGLSCDFTDEAYDEAGAVLAFNETEVFGRADVIVKIMPPSLQESTWIARDKTLMSFFNFSVLNPKLMASLGDAKCTAIGYNLIEDRNGNLPVLTTMSEIAGMLLPQIAGRFLATQEGGRGVLLGGVAGIPAANVLIIGAGMVGSTAAEAFVGAGANVMVMDSDLDRLRKLERQTRHQINTAFVTPYNIERNLGNIDVLVGAVMIHGQQSPHVITEAHVKRMRKGSVILDVSIDQGGCVETSRPTTHSDPIFIRHGVIHYAVANIPALVARTAAHALNNMILPYTQLIADGGVAAIATNEMLQRGVYLYHGQCTHPEVARVLGWPVTPIDELISKE; encoded by the coding sequence ATGATCATCGGCATTCCCAAAGAAAGCTGGCGTGATGAGCATCGCGTCGCATTGATTCCGGCGGGCGTGTATGCGCTCGTTAAAGCCGGGCATAAAGTCATCGTGCAGACCGGCGCAGGCCTGAGCTGCGATTTCACAGATGAAGCGTATGATGAAGCCGGCGCCGTCCTGGCCTTTAACGAAACCGAAGTTTTTGGGCGCGCCGATGTGATTGTCAAAATCATGCCGCCTTCTTTGCAGGAATCCACGTGGATTGCGCGTGACAAGACGCTGATGAGTTTCTTCAATTTTAGCGTCTTGAATCCCAAGCTCATGGCGAGTTTGGGCGATGCCAAATGCACGGCCATCGGTTATAATTTGATCGAAGATCGCAACGGCAATTTGCCGGTGCTGACCACGATGAGCGAGATTGCGGGCATGTTGTTGCCGCAGATTGCCGGACGCTTCTTGGCGACCCAGGAAGGCGGTCGCGGCGTGTTGCTCGGCGGCGTTGCCGGCATCCCGGCGGCGAATGTGCTGATCATCGGCGCCGGCATGGTGGGCAGCACCGCAGCGGAAGCATTCGTGGGCGCGGGCGCAAATGTCATGGTGATGGACAGTGATCTCGATCGCTTGCGTAAACTCGAACGGCAAACGCGTCATCAGATCAATACCGCGTTTGTGACGCCTTATAACATCGAGCGCAATCTCGGCAATATCGATGTGCTGGTGGGCGCGGTGATGATTCACGGCCAGCAATCGCCGCATGTGATTACGGAAGCACATGTCAAACGCATGCGCAAAGGCAGTGTGATCCTGGACGTTTCGATCGATCAAGGCGGTTGTGTGGAAACCAGCCGGCCGACGACGCATTCCGATCCGATTTTTATTCGTCATGGCGTTATTCATTACGCGGTCGCGAATATTCCGGCGCTGGTGGCGCGCACCGCGGCGCATGCGCTCAACAATATGATTTTGCCGTACACCCAGCTCATCGCCGATGGCGGCGTCGCCGCGATCGCGACCAACGAAATGCTGCAACGCGGCGTGTATCTTTATCATGGGCAATGCACGCATCCGGAGGTGGCCCGCGTGCTGGGCTGGCCGGTCACACCGATCGACGAGTTGATCTCAAAGGAGTGA
- a CDS encoding GNAT family N-acetyltransferase: MNNVLNHVRDATRDILRNQRQSLDAIFSPQRIAVIGATERAGSVGQAVLANLMNNHFGGAVFPINPNRESVLGLSAYPRVTEAPGPIDLAIIATPAPTVPSLVGDCAAAGVRAAIILSADFQRRTDDATALEQEVLAQARRGRMRIIGPNSVGVMRPHTKLNATYARAMAQPGHVGFISQSGALGAAILDWSMRVQAGFSAFISVGAMLDVGWGDLIYYLGDDPRTKSIILYMETIGDAASFLSAAREVALTKPIIVLKARHAPAASFANSQVADSSNSEEVFDAAIRRCGVLRVNTIAELFYMAEVLDKQPRPKGPALTILTNAGGPGLLAADAVQANGGKLAPLSAEAKEQLDQLLPANWSHGNPIDILGDAEPERYAQAMTIAAQNANSNGLLVILTPLALADPTLTAELVIAHAQNLNTPLLASWMGGADVAAGQALLNRAGIPAFPFPDTAARMFAYMWQYTENLRGLYETPMLPADFAEASIDQKKAGDIIQLARQENRTQLTGTEARNLLATYDIPVLSPVIEAQGYELFAGSSINPQFGPVLAFGAGGKLGEAIHDRSFALPPLTTTLARRMMEKTRIYPALRAKHELAPADFAALEQMLVRLSWLVVEQRWINEIECSSVIFSKETLGVRAARVKLHETTLPEEHLPKPAIRPYPRQYVSTWTLRNGAPVTIRPIRPEDEPLMVQFHQKLSERTVYLRYFHLITLNQRIAHERLTRICFIDYDREMVLVVERTPAAGAEREIIGVGRLSKSHGANEAEFAALVSDTYQGQGLGSALMRRLIDIGRAEKFDRISADILPDNDGMQRVCKKLGMQLRFDQDEGVIKATMDL, encoded by the coding sequence ATGAACAATGTTCTCAATCATGTGCGAGACGCCACGCGCGACATTCTGCGCAATCAACGACAATCGTTGGATGCGATTTTTTCTCCACAACGCATAGCTGTGATTGGCGCGACGGAAAGGGCGGGCAGTGTGGGACAGGCTGTGCTCGCGAATCTCATGAATAACCACTTTGGCGGCGCCGTTTTTCCCATCAATCCCAACCGCGAGAGTGTGCTGGGACTCTCAGCTTATCCGCGCGTGACGGAGGCGCCCGGCCCGATTGACCTTGCGATTATTGCAACGCCGGCGCCAACCGTGCCTAGCCTTGTTGGGGATTGCGCTGCTGCGGGAGTGCGAGCGGCAATTATTCTTTCCGCGGACTTTCAACGGCGCACAGATGATGCGACGGCGTTGGAGCAGGAGGTGCTGGCGCAAGCGCGTCGCGGCAGAATGCGGATCATCGGGCCGAATTCCGTCGGCGTGATGCGCCCTCATACCAAGCTTAACGCGACCTATGCGCGCGCGATGGCACAGCCCGGGCATGTTGGTTTTATCAGTCAAAGCGGCGCACTCGGCGCGGCCATTTTAGATTGGAGCATGCGCGTGCAGGCGGGCTTCAGCGCTTTCATCTCGGTGGGCGCGATGCTTGATGTTGGTTGGGGTGATTTAATCTATTATCTCGGCGACGATCCGCGCACCAAAAGCATTATTTTGTATATGGAAACGATTGGCGACGCGGCCTCGTTTCTCTCTGCTGCGCGTGAAGTCGCGCTCACTAAGCCGATCATCGTGCTGAAAGCGCGGCATGCCCCGGCTGCAAGTTTTGCTAACTCACAAGTTGCAGATTCAAGTAACAGCGAAGAAGTATTTGATGCCGCGATTCGACGTTGTGGCGTGCTGCGCGTCAACACCATTGCCGAGTTATTTTATATGGCAGAAGTGCTCGACAAGCAGCCGCGTCCGAAAGGCCCGGCGTTAACGATTCTGACCAATGCCGGCGGCCCGGGATTGCTCGCTGCAGATGCGGTGCAGGCAAATGGCGGTAAATTGGCGCCGCTTTCTGCAGAGGCGAAAGAACAACTTGATCAACTCTTGCCGGCAAATTGGAGTCACGGCAACCCGATAGACATTTTGGGTGATGCGGAACCGGAACGCTATGCGCAAGCCATGACGATTGCAGCCCAAAATGCGAATAGCAACGGCCTGCTCGTCATTCTGACGCCGTTGGCGCTGGCCGATCCCACCCTCACCGCCGAATTGGTGATTGCCCATGCGCAAAATTTAAATACGCCTCTGTTGGCGAGCTGGATGGGCGGCGCCGACGTTGCCGCCGGCCAGGCGCTGCTCAACCGCGCCGGCATTCCCGCTTTTCCGTTTCCCGATACGGCGGCGCGGATGTTTGCCTACATGTGGCAGTATACTGAAAATCTGCGCGGCTTGTATGAAACCCCGATGTTGCCGGCGGATTTTGCCGAGGCGAGCATTGATCAAAAAAAGGCGGGTGACATTATTCAACTCGCGCGCCAAGAAAATCGAACTCAGTTGACTGGAACCGAAGCACGGAATTTGCTTGCGACTTATGACATTCCTGTTTTGTCGCCGGTGATTGAGGCGCAGGGTTATGAATTATTTGCTGGTAGCAGCATCAATCCGCAATTTGGGCCGGTGCTGGCTTTTGGCGCCGGTGGAAAGCTCGGGGAGGCCATACATGATCGCAGCTTTGCTCTGCCGCCGCTCACCACGACTTTGGCGCGCCGCATGATGGAGAAAACCCGCATTTATCCCGCGCTGCGAGCGAAACACGAACTTGCGCCGGCAGATTTTGCTGCGCTCGAACAAATGCTGGTTCGTTTGAGCTGGCTGGTGGTGGAACAGCGTTGGATTAATGAGATTGAGTGCAGTTCCGTTATCTTTTCTAAAGAAACTTTGGGTGTGCGTGCCGCACGCGTGAAGTTGCATGAAACGACTTTACCGGAAGAACATTTGCCGAAGCCTGCCATCCGGCCTTATCCGCGGCAGTACGTTTCAACGTGGACATTGCGCAATGGCGCGCCGGTTACCATTCGCCCGATTCGGCCGGAAGACGAGCCGCTGATGGTTCAATTTCATCAAAAACTTTCCGAGCGCACCGTTTATTTGCGTTATTTTCATTTGATCACTCTCAATCAACGCATTGCGCACGAACGTTTGACGCGCATCTGTTTTATCGATTACGATCGCGAGATGGTTTTGGTGGTGGAACGGACTCCTGCCGCTGGCGCCGAGCGCGAGATTATCGGAGTCGGCCGCTTGAGCAAATCCCACGGCGCGAACGAAGCCGAATTCGCGGCGCTGGTCAGCGATACGTATCAAGGGCAGGGCTTGGGCAGTGCGTTGATGCGGCGGTTGATTGATATCGGCCGCGCGGAAAAGTTCGATCGTATCTCGGCCGATATTCTTCCCGACAACGACGGCATGCAGCGTGTTTGCAAAAAACTCGGCATGCAGCTTCGCTTCGATCAAGATGAGGGCGTAATCAAAGCAACGATGGATTTATAA
- the hypE gene encoding hydrogenase expression/formation protein HypE gives MQQKVNVEFGLSCPIPIHDYPSVLLAHGGGGRLMHQLIEKMFVPAFNNTLLESRHDGAVFNLEGRKLAFTTDSFVVHPLFFPGGDIGTLSIYGTVNDLAMCGAQPLYLSAGFILEEGLPMETLWRVVQSLQRAATHANVQLVTGDTKVVDRGKGDGIFINTAGIGVITHDLVISPASVKPGDLVLVNGDLGRHGIAIMAMREGLAFESEIESDCAPLADLVQTLLAANIEIHCLRDLTRGGLASALNEIAETARVQINLEEKNIPVREDVQGACEILGLDPLYIANEGRFIAFVPPAEVERALRVMRAHPLGEGARIIGEVKKESSGLVTMTSVIGANRIVDVLSGEQLPRIC, from the coding sequence ATGCAGCAAAAAGTGAATGTCGAATTCGGGCTTTCCTGCCCGATTCCAATCCATGATTATCCGAGCGTTCTGCTCGCGCACGGCGGCGGGGGCAGACTCATGCACCAGCTTATTGAGAAGATGTTCGTGCCTGCATTCAACAATACATTGCTAGAATCACGGCACGATGGTGCGGTATTCAATTTGGAAGGCCGAAAGCTTGCCTTCACGACGGATTCCTTTGTCGTGCATCCGCTTTTTTTCCCGGGAGGAGATATTGGAACGTTGTCGATTTACGGCACCGTGAATGATCTTGCCATGTGCGGCGCGCAGCCATTGTATCTCAGCGCAGGATTCATTCTCGAAGAAGGCTTGCCGATGGAGACGCTCTGGCGCGTCGTGCAATCCCTGCAACGCGCGGCAACACATGCGAATGTTCAGCTTGTAACCGGCGATACCAAAGTCGTCGATCGCGGCAAGGGCGATGGCATTTTTATCAACACCGCCGGCATTGGCGTTATTACACATGATCTTGTTATTTCTCCAGCGAGCGTCAAGCCGGGCGATCTCGTTCTTGTGAACGGAGATCTCGGCCGGCACGGCATCGCGATCATGGCAATGCGGGAAGGCTTGGCGTTCGAGAGCGAGATTGAGAGTGACTGCGCGCCGCTGGCGGATTTGGTGCAAACGTTGCTTGCCGCAAATATTGAAATTCATTGCCTCCGCGATCTCACCCGCGGCGGCCTGGCCAGCGCCTTAAACGAGATTGCCGAAACCGCGCGTGTGCAAATCAATCTTGAGGAAAAAAACATTCCCGTGCGCGAAGACGTGCAAGGCGCATGCGAAATCCTTGGCCTGGATCCGCTTTATATCGCCAACGAAGGCCGTTTCATCGCCTTTGTGCCGCCGGCGGAGGTCGAACGGGCGCTGCGCGTGATGCGCGCCCATCCGCTGGGTGAAGGCGCCCGCATCATTGGCGAGGTGAAGAAAGAATCATCTGGATTGGTAACCATGACGAGCGTCATTGGCGCAAACCGCATCGTTGATGTGTTGAGCGGCGAGCAGTTGCCCCGCATTTGTTGA
- a CDS encoding 2-ketoisovalerate ferredoxin oxidoreductase, which translates to MQATVLRRPESFYEVFTRKPGADKTSTHYCPGCGHGNVHKLIAEAMDDFGIRDRTVFISPVGCSVFAYYYMKCGNIQVAHGRAPAAATGVRRVLPDRIVISYQGDGDLAAIGGNEILHAANRGENITVIFINNAIYGMTGGQMAPTTLLGMKTTTTPFGRTVANEGYPLRVCELLATLEAPAYIERVAITDAKHVMAARKAIRKAIQNQIEGRGFSLVEVLSTCPTGWNVTPTLAKKWLIENMLPVFPLGVFRDRKEKPASLPPTNGATQETSTMRHILGIAEEDTQAWQLPPEAHGVNPRLKISGFGGQGILFMGVTLAEAGMRVGRHVSWLPSYGPEMRGGTANCHVIISEQLIGSPLVSESDVLIAMNRPSLEKFQAEVRSGGLVLYNRSLISEVPLRDDVQVAAIPATEIADELGNTKVANVVMLGAYLGLAKLLPEEAILAVLNKKAKARPALVELNARALRAGQEFVSG; encoded by the coding sequence ATGCAAGCAACAGTACTGCGCCGGCCGGAATCGTTTTATGAAGTCTTCACGCGCAAACCCGGCGCTGACAAAACCTCGACGCATTATTGTCCGGGTTGCGGCCACGGCAACGTGCACAAACTGATCGCCGAGGCCATGGATGATTTTGGCATTCGTGATCGCACTGTCTTCATTTCTCCGGTGGGCTGCTCGGTGTTTGCGTATTACTACATGAAATGCGGGAACATTCAGGTTGCGCATGGCCGCGCGCCGGCGGCTGCCACGGGCGTGCGCCGGGTCTTGCCCGATCGCATTGTGATCAGCTATCAAGGCGACGGCGATCTTGCCGCCATCGGCGGAAATGAAATTTTGCACGCCGCCAATCGTGGCGAAAACATTACCGTGATTTTCATCAATAATGCCATTTATGGCATGACGGGTGGGCAAATGGCGCCAACGACTTTGCTCGGCATGAAAACCACCACCACGCCTTTTGGCCGGACCGTCGCCAATGAGGGTTATCCGCTGCGGGTTTGTGAATTGTTGGCGACGTTGGAAGCCCCGGCTTACATCGAGCGCGTTGCGATTACCGATGCCAAACACGTCATGGCGGCGCGCAAAGCCATTCGCAAGGCGATTCAAAATCAAATTGAAGGGCGCGGGTTTTCGCTGGTTGAGGTGTTATCCACGTGCCCGACGGGCTGGAATGTGACGCCCACCCTCGCCAAAAAATGGCTCATCGAAAACATGTTGCCGGTTTTTCCGCTTGGGGTGTTTCGCGATAGAAAAGAAAAGCCCGCCAGTCTTCCTCCGACCAACGGCGCAACGCAGGAAACGAGCACGATGCGCCACATTTTGGGCATCGCCGAAGAAGACACACAAGCCTGGCAATTGCCGCCGGAAGCACACGGCGTCAATCCGCGTTTGAAAATTTCAGGTTTTGGCGGCCAGGGCATTTTGTTCATGGGCGTCACGCTGGCGGAAGCGGGCATGCGGGTTGGCCGGCATGTGAGTTGGCTGCCGAGTTACGGCCCGGAGATGCGCGGGGGCACGGCCAATTGCCATGTCATCATCTCGGAGCAACTGATCGGCTCGCCGTTGGTATCTGAAAGCGATGTGTTGATTGCGATGAACCGGCCTTCTCTTGAAAAATTTCAAGCGGAGGTTCGCAGCGGCGGTTTGGTGCTTTATAATCGTTCGTTGATTTCCGAGGTGCCATTGCGCGATGACGTTCAGGTCGCCGCGATTCCGGCTACAGAAATTGCAGATGAACTTGGCAATACCAAAGTTGCCAACGTAGTGATGCTCGGCGCTTATCTTGGTCTTGCCAAGTTGTTGCCGGAAGAAGCAATTCTTGCCGTATTGAATAAGAAAGCAAAAGCGCGGCCGGCGCTTGTGGAATTGAATGCCAGAGCTTTGCGTGCCGGCCAGGAATTTGTTAGCGGATAA
- a CDS encoding Glu/Leu/Phe/Val dehydrogenase produces the protein MKIFTAMNEHNHEEVVFCNDRDTGLRAIIAIHDTTLGPALGGTRMWPYKSEEEALHDVLRLARGMTYKSAAAGLNFGGGKAVIIGDPHRDKNEMLFRAFGRFVQGFSGRFITGEDVGVEVKDMEWVRMETPWVLGISEALGGSGDPSPVTARGVYFGLKAACEAVFDTPSLKGRKVAIQGAGHVGYYLADFLNREGATLFVSDIRNERVNRCVEEFGATAVAPDKIYDVDADIFSPCALGAIINDETIPRLKVKVIAGGANNQLADEQKHGRILMEKRILYAPDYVINAGGLINVANEIEGYHRDKALKEAEGIYGVLKQIILIAHKENIPTCEASNRLAEHRLAQVAKLKRMHVLSRPRQIRGERYAW, from the coding sequence ATGAAAATCTTCACTGCCATGAATGAACACAATCACGAGGAAGTTGTTTTTTGTAACGACCGCGATACCGGCCTGCGTGCCATCATTGCCATTCACGACACTACGCTCGGTCCGGCGCTGGGCGGCACGCGCATGTGGCCATATAAATCCGAAGAAGAGGCGCTGCACGATGTGTTACGCCTGGCGCGCGGCATGACGTACAAATCTGCAGCCGCCGGTCTCAATTTTGGCGGCGGCAAGGCCGTGATCATCGGCGATCCGCACCGCGACAAGAATGAAATGCTGTTTCGCGCGTTTGGCAGATTTGTGCAAGGCTTTAGCGGCCGTTTTATCACGGGTGAAGATGTCGGGGTGGAAGTGAAAGACATGGAATGGGTGCGCATGGAAACGCCGTGGGTCCTGGGCATCTCCGAAGCGCTCGGCGGCAGCGGCGACCCCTCGCCGGTGACAGCGCGCGGCGTGTATTTCGGTTTAAAAGCCGCCTGTGAAGCGGTATTTGACACACCTTCGTTAAAAGGCCGGAAAGTGGCGATTCAAGGCGCGGGTCATGTCGGGTATTATCTCGCCGATTTTTTGAATCGGGAGGGCGCGACGCTGTTTGTCAGCGATATTCGCAACGAGCGCGTCAATCGCTGTGTCGAAGAGTTCGGCGCGACGGCAGTGGCGCCCGATAAAATTTATGATGTCGATGCCGATATTTTTTCGCCGTGCGCCCTAGGCGCGATCATCAATGATGAAACCATCCCGCGCCTGAAGGTCAAAGTCATTGCCGGCGGTGCCAACAATCAATTGGCCGATGAGCAAAAGCATGGCCGCATCTTGATGGAGAAACGCATTCTTTATGCGCCCGATTATGTCATCAATGCCGGCGGCTTGATCAATGTCGCCAATGAAATCGAAGGCTATCATCGCGATAAAGCGCTGAAAGAAGCGGAAGGCATTTACGGCGTGCTGAAACAAATCATTCTGATCGCACACAAAGAGAATATTCCCACCTGCGAAGCTTCGAATCGCCTGGCCGAGCACCGCCTGGCGCAGGTGGCCAAGCTGAAACGCATGCACGTGTTGAGCCGCCCGCGCCAAATTCGCGGCGAACGATATGCGTGGTGA
- the vorB gene encoding 3-methyl-2-oxobutanoate dehydrogenase subunit VorB, translating to MQLIKGNEAVVKAALLAGCRAYFGYPITPASEIAETAAEYFPKVGGVFLQAESEVASINMLYGAASAGVRAMTGSSSPGISLMQEGISYAAGAELPMVIVDIMRGGPGLGNIAPEQADYFQIVKGGGHGNYRLIVLAPNSAQEMCDLTMLAFELADRYRNPAVVLADGFIGQMMEPVNFPAPVTTFPEKTWAVSGNPETRDNLITSIDLVPEDLEAHIHHLFEKYKTIEQEEPRYEGYRLEHAQMVVVGYGIIARLLRTAVDMARERGIPVGLFRPITLWPFPKEKIDELTDHTYGFLVCELSTGQMVEDVRLAVNGWTPVEFYGRTGGMVPSAEELLRQIERFWKELDVNA from the coding sequence ATGCAACTCATCAAAGGTAATGAGGCCGTGGTGAAAGCCGCACTGCTGGCCGGTTGTCGCGCTTATTTTGGTTATCCCATCACGCCGGCGAGTGAAATTGCGGAAACTGCAGCCGAGTATTTCCCCAAAGTCGGCGGCGTTTTTTTGCAAGCAGAAAGTGAAGTGGCTTCCATCAACATGCTGTATGGCGCGGCTTCGGCAGGTGTGCGCGCCATGACCGGCTCCTCGAGTCCGGGCATTTCATTGATGCAGGAAGGCATTTCCTATGCGGCCGGCGCGGAATTGCCCATGGTGATTGTTGACATTATGCGCGGCGGCCCCGGGCTGGGAAACATTGCGCCGGAGCAGGCAGATTATTTTCAAATTGTCAAAGGCGGCGGCCACGGCAATTATCGGCTTATCGTGCTCGCGCCCAACAGCGCGCAGGAAATGTGTGATCTCACCATGCTGGCGTTTGAGTTGGCTGATCGCTATCGCAATCCCGCCGTCGTGCTGGCCGATGGTTTTATCGGCCAAATGATGGAACCGGTGAATTTCCCCGCGCCGGTAACCACATTCCCGGAAAAAACCTGGGCGGTGTCGGGCAACCCCGAAACCCGCGACAATTTGATCACTTCCATCGACCTTGTTCCCGAAGATTTGGAAGCGCATATCCACCATCTTTTTGAGAAATATAAAACCATTGAGCAGGAAGAGCCGCGTTACGAAGGCTATCGCCTGGAGCATGCGCAAATGGTTGTAGTCGGTTACGGCATCATTGCGCGCCTGTTGCGCACGGCGGTGGATATGGCGCGCGAGCGCGGCATTCCCGTCGGGCTATTTCGTCCGATTACGCTGTGGCCATTTCCGAAAGAAAAAATCGACGAGTTGACCGATCATACCTACGGTTTTCTTGTGTGTGAATTGAGCACCGGGCAAATGGTCGAAGATGTTCGGCTGGCCGTGAACGGCTGGACGCCGGTGGAATTTTACGGCCGCACCGGCGGCATGGTGCCGAGCGCGGAAGAGTTGCTGCGTCAAATCGAGCGTTTTTGGAAAGAGTTGGACGTAAACGCATAA
- a CDS encoding T9SS type A sorting domain-containing protein encodes MPDEFTLLPNYPNPFNPETTIRFYLPKTSNVVLSIYDVLGIKVCTLAIQKYAAGWQQVKWTGTNESGHQVGSGIYFLKFTAGEFSTWNKMSLLR; translated from the coding sequence ATGCCAGATGAATTTACGCTTTTACCCAACTACCCCAATCCATTCAACCCAGAGACCACCATTCGTTTCTACCTGCCCAAGACAAGCAATGTAGTGCTATCGATATATGATGTGCTTGGCATAAAGGTATGCACTTTGGCAATACAGAAATATGCTGCGGGTTGGCAACAGGTCAAATGGACGGGTACGAATGAATCTGGGCATCAAGTGGGTTCGGGCATCTATTTTCTCAAATTCACTGCCGGCGAATTTAGCACATGGAACAAGATGAGTCTATTGCGATAA